GCGCCGACGGAGTCGATCGCCGAGACCGCGCCAGCCTCGCCCAGAAGCGCCTTGGCCTGCTCCAGCCAGCCCGCCTCCGCGGTGCAGAGCACATGCTCGGCGCCAAGCGCTTTGAGTTCATCCACCGCCTCGGCGCGGCGCACGAGGTTGAGCAGCTTGAGGCCGCGGGCCTTGGCGAGGCTGACCATGATCTTGCCAACCGCCCCATTGGCGGCGGTCTGCACCAGCCATTCGCCTTCGCCGACTTTCAGCGAGTCCAGCAGGGCGATGGCGCTGAAGGGCATGGCGATGAGCTGCGCCGCCGCTTCGTCCGCGATCTCGGCGGGCAGGGGCAACAGAGTGGCGGCGGGCGCGACGAAATACTCGGCCCAGCTGCCGTGCACGCCGCCGACCGAAATGCGCTGACCGATGAGCGCGTCGTCCACGCCCTCGCCAACGGCCACGACTTTGCCCACCGCTTCGGATCCGCCGATCTCGCCGGGCAGTTCGGGGACATAGCCGTATTGGCCGCGGATGGTCCACAGATCGTGGTTGTGAACCGGGGAGAGGATCGTCTTGACGAGCACCTGTCCGGCGCCGGGTTCGGGGGTGTCGGCTTCGCCGAACAGCATCACTTCGGCCGGGTCGCCGAAGACGTCATGATAGGCAGCTCGCATGGGAGTGCTCCTTGGTCTGTGTATGAGTGTCAGGGTGTCAGGGTGTCTGGGGGTCGAGCCGAAGCGCCGTATCCGCCCGGGCCTGCCGCAGCGGCGCTTCGCTGCGCGCCAGTTTCGACAGGATCGCCGCGCCAAGCCATTGGGCGTAGAGCCCGCCTGCCGTCGCCATGGGGTCTGGCTGCGGGCGCAGGGTTCCATCCTCGGCGCCCTCGCGCAGCAGCGTGGCGATGCGCGCCACCAATTGCTCCACACCCGCATCGAGAATACGCCGCATATCTTCCGAAAGATCGGCGATCTCGGCGGCGAGCTTCACCACGAGGCAGCGGCTGGCAAGCCCTTCCTGGGCGCTTTCGTCCAGCCAG
This portion of the Salipiger sp. CCB-MM3 genome encodes:
- a CDS encoding zinc-binding dehydrogenase, whose amino-acid sequence is MRAAYHDVFGDPAEVMLFGEADTPEPGAGQVLVKTILSPVHNHDLWTIRGQYGYVPELPGEIGGSEAVGKVVAVGEGVDDALIGQRISVGGVHGSWAEYFVAPAATLLPLPAEIADEAAAQLIAMPFSAIALLDSLKVGEGEWLVQTAANGAVGKIMVSLAKARGLKLLNLVRRAEAVDELKALGAEHVLCTAEAGWLEQAKALLGEAGAVSAIDSVGAELGMNLAALLGQDGEYVVFGTATGAPLQLPSGEMITKHLAVRGFWAARVFKEMSGETQVRLLTELVTLAAQGKLTLDVGGIFDLEEITEAMKAAQTPARTGKILLRG
- a CDS encoding TetR/AcrR family transcriptional regulator; translation: MTEPKKSDTTRRKILATGRALVLHGGFTGVGLSQILRESGVPKGSFYHYFPSKEAFGCALLHEYVGEYLLKFDALAEAPGTAGDRLDAYWDVWLDESAQEGLASRCLVVKLAAEIADLSEDMRRILDAGVEQLVARIATLLREGAEDGTLRPQPDPMATAGGLYAQWLGAAILSKLARSEAPLRQARADTALRLDPQTP